One region of Sphingobacteriales bacterium genomic DNA includes:
- a CDS encoding TonB-dependent receptor yields the protein MKKTALLFILSLSLVFQSLSQPGKFNGNMPKDGKITGRVIDETTRHGVAYASISLHSEKDSSIVGGTITDNGGYFEISNLAYGKYYAWVTFIGYEKVKIPEIHISPKQKEVILGNISIKESSLVLNEVEISTDKRHIEYKVDKKVINVTQDIIAAGGTAVDVLENTPSVQVDVDGNLTLRGSGSYTVLIDGKPSVLSGSDALKQISASTIEKIEIITNPSAKYDPDGIGGIINIILKKSITEGFNGIINAGVGMFKNYSTDGTFNLRTGKVNLFAGYDLNKRGGPGKWINEREADFDTVTIFTNADADRSRNFGGYSFKTGLDWEINKVNFMTFSADYGQRNFGFTGNSRYHEYTQPVIYDYYYLRDNLSSNTHNTFNTNLYYQHKFLQPNHNFSASVNYSLFSGDNYELNTNQFSDSQWNGIAAKTEDRATSEVNG from the coding sequence ATGAAAAAAACCGCATTATTATTTATTTTATCCCTTTCATTGGTCTTTCAAAGTCTGTCACAACCCGGGAAATTCAATGGCAACATGCCAAAAGACGGTAAAATAACCGGAAGGGTAATTGATGAAACCACCAGACATGGGGTTGCTTATGCAAGCATTTCCCTTCATTCTGAAAAAGATTCTTCCATTGTGGGGGGTACGATCACCGATAACGGGGGTTATTTTGAAATTTCAAACCTGGCTTACGGTAAATATTATGCATGGGTTACCTTTATTGGTTATGAGAAAGTTAAAATTCCCGAAATTCATATTTCTCCGAAGCAAAAAGAAGTGATCCTTGGCAACATCAGTATAAAAGAATCATCGCTTGTGCTGAATGAAGTTGAAATTTCGACAGATAAAAGGCATATTGAGTATAAAGTGGATAAAAAGGTCATCAACGTTACCCAGGATATTATTGCCGCAGGAGGAACAGCTGTAGATGTGCTTGAAAATACACCCTCCGTGCAGGTGGATGTTGACGGGAATCTCACTCTCAGAGGCAGTGGCAGTTACACCGTTCTGATTGACGGCAAACCTTCTGTTTTATCAGGAAGTGATGCCTTAAAACAAATTTCAGCCTCAACGATAGAAAAAATTGAAATCATCACCAATCCTTCCGCAAAATACGACCCTGATGGAATTGGCGGAATCATCAACATTATTCTCAAAAAAAGCATTACAGAAGGATTTAACGGAATCATCAATGCCGGAGTAGGAATGTTTAAAAACTATTCGACAGATGGAACTTTCAACCTTCGTACCGGGAAAGTCAACCTGTTTGCCGGATACGACCTGAATAAGAGAGGTGGTCCGGGCAAATGGATCAACGAAAGAGAAGCAGATTTTGACACAGTTACTATCTTTACCAATGCTGATGCCGACAGATCACGAAATTTTGGCGGATATTCCTTCAAAACCGGCCTTGACTGGGAAATTAACAAGGTTAACTTTATGACCTTTTCAGCTGATTATGGACAAAGAAATTTCGGTTTTACAGGTAACAGCCGATACCATGAATATACTCAGCCCGTTATTTATGATTATTATTATCTCAGGGATAACCTGAGCAGTAATACCCACAATACTTTTAATACCAACCTGTATTATCAGCACAAATTCCTCCAGCCTAATCACAATTTCAGTGCGTCTGTCAATTACTCTCTGTTCTCAGGCGACAACTATGAGCTGAACACCAATCAGTTTTCAGACAGCCAGTGGAATGGAATTGCAGCCAAAACTGAAGACAGGGCAACCTCTGAAGTCAATGGGA